tgggtTCTCGTCATGATACAACTGATAGGGTTAAACCTGAACCTATGCCAGTGGAATGAATGAATCAATCGATAGCGAAGTTTCTTatttcttaataataataaactttttttttttgttatgacgTTGTTTTTCATTGCCAAAAAGTCATAATAACCCTTTTATTTTGTCTATACTTAGAATGGAAAACATGTTGTTAAACTTGGTTTAATTTAATTCTCTTTTATTTCTGTACAtgaattattctttttttatttttatttttctttcaccaaCACTTTAATTCAACTTGGGATCGGCATCAAATGGTTCAAACCCCTGCTAATTGCAGTTGCGGGGAATCACTATGATGATCCTCCTTATAAATTCAAAGCCTTTTATTTTCAACAAAGTATTCCATTACCATTTAGTTGGCCTTTTTATTAAGAACCCACACATACCACTTACAAATTCacacataaaaataaactaGGTTTGAATAATAGTTACCTAATATTCAACCTAACAATTTAAGCATTATTACTTAAGCTAGATCTTATTGTTgttggttttatttattttttagtgaaGATCTAGTTTAATATTTAACAATTTTCTCTGCGATATGGACTAATTGTAAGGGAGACTAATTTGAGTTATAGATTTGTGAGATTGGGTTGAGATGAAAATCCTAGGGATAAAAAATTTGGgtatcaatatttattttgttgttttgtagaaaaagtgacAAACACGATTAAAATCAATACATAATCGTAAGGTCTCAAGTTTAAATTTCAGTAAATATTTTCAATCTAACAAAATCGTCATTATTAATAAAGTACGCAAGTACCTGTTATAATAACTTGTTTTGTAATGTTGTTTGGTCTCAAGCAGGCAACGAGACACCAGTGTTTTATAGATAGGCGCACAGTAAATAGGCGGCGTTGACTTCTTTTTATAATGATGGTgttgacatttaaataattTCTTCATGTAAAGGAGAGGATATTGACATTTAGAATTTGAATACATGTTTGTAACgtataaagttttgttttaagTAGGAGCTTCATTGGTTTTAGCTTATTAGTAGTTATACTTGTTTTAGGCAGGAGCTTCTTTGATTTGGCATCGTATCCATTTATGGTTTTACCCGTCCCTTTCCATGCAAAGCAATCTAGTTGACAGATAAATACATAAACAGAGCATCAACACATACAAATAAGTGGTTGGGTAAAACACTAATCATGTTTTACCCCGTGGACCGTTTGTGAGAATGTTTCTATAAGGTGGTTGTGATTAAGCCTGTTTTCTAGTTAGTTGTAGTCTCATACATTTTCAGTATATATACTAATCTGTCAATCAGTTTAGCTTATTGTTCAAATATGATAAAGAAGTTTTGCTTTTAACACACCTTGTGCTTAATCCCTTTGATTTAAATAAAGCACATGTGGAAtgaatacaaataaaataatcatgAAGTGTTCAAACAAACAATACAAATCTGTACAATACATTAGAAAATTGATTAGAAATAAGTATAGAATATCATCTcatacatttttcttttcttcaatgTTGATATGTTCCTTTCCACTATAAGTAACACGAGGTTTTACAAATTTTTACAAAAGGATTAACAAATAGAACCATCATTTGCTTTTGCAACAAACACACTCATCTACCctctgtcaataataataaaaaggaaataaaaaataaaaaagaagaagaaggtaACTGCACATTGAAGGCAAATGATAAGAGAAATGAAAAACCTGCAAAAGACATGGTACCTGTGAGGATATACAGAAAAAAGAGAGGATTAGTGGCTCCATCAAGTTGTATGAGTGCACAATTTCACAAAATATTTGCGCATAACATACAAATCAAATACAAAAGAAGTCTAACAATCTTTACAGGCCATTGCAttctttttatttcattaaCCTCTACCTATAGTCAAAGAACCTTGTTGACAGAAAGTACTAAATACATCTACAGGAAATATGCAGACAAAACAATTATACTTCAAAGGCCAGTGGACAAGCAAATAACTTAATGACAATGAAAGATGTCAATCTGAAACATACCAGAGTTTACAAACAGTAGAAACTGCACATCAAACCCATAAATATTTGAAGTGAGGAACATAACCCTGCTAGTTCTGAAGTAATATACCAGAGGTCCACTTCAGAGTTGACAATGAAAGTGAGGAACAACTCTGAAGTGATTACAGCATTCCAGTAATGTTATTTGAAGTATAACTTTGAATAATATGTTAGTGCTGCTAAATTCATACAATGAAGAATAATGACAACTTGAGAATTAGCAGCATAAGGGATGTCTGACACCAAACCCATAAATAAGTTAAGTTAGTATTTGTAATAATGACAAGCGTTGCATCAAGTAATATTTGTTATGGCTGATCGCAAGAAATGGGAATACGAAATAAATCAATTATTCTCCACTAAATTGTTGCTCACTATTTGTGGGTGTAGCGGAAGATAAGGTTGAGGAACATAACCCTGTTTTCTCAACTCAAGAAGAAGACTCTTGAGAATCGAATAGATCTCAACAGATTGTGGGTGACTTCCATCGGCAGCAGAAAACATATGAGTGCCACCATTGACATCAATCCAGCTGTATCCAGGTATCTTCTGAACCCCTTTTTCCTTCATTAAACTTCTAACCTTAAGAACACTTTCCCACTCACCAGCTCCAGCATGTACATTTGAAAGCAAAACATGGTATCCAGAATTGTTCGGGTCTAATTCAAGAAGATGTCTTGAAGCAAGTTTAGCCAACTCAACATTTCCATGAATCCGACAAGCTCCAAGCAGTGACCCCCAAGTACCTGCATCTGGGGTGAATGGCATGCTCTTTATCGTATCAAACGCTTCATGCAAATGACCAGCACGACCGTACAAATCTACCATGCACGCATAGTGTTCCATCCTAGCACATATCCCGTATTCCTCGGTCATGCAACGGAAGTAGTGCATACCTTCATCCACTAGGCCTGCATGCCCACAAGCCGATATTATGACAAGAAAAGTAACGTGATCAGGTTGAATCCCAGCTTCTAACATCTCATGAAACAGATCCAGGCATTCTCTTGGGCGACCGTGGTTTCCATAGGCAGCAATGATGCTATTCCATGAAACTTCATTCTTCCAATTCATCATGTCAAACACACACCGAGCCAAAGCTAGTTTTCCGCATTTGGAATACATGTCTATTAGTGCACTTGCAACAAAAGTGTCAGAGATGAATGAGTTTTCTTTTACCACAAAACAATGCAACTCTTTTCCGTAATAGAGTGCTGGATAATTTGCACAAGCAGAGAGAGTAGCTGATAGGCTCACAGCATCAAACTTGGTTCTACTCGTTCCCATTTGACGAAAAAGATCGATGGCCATTTCTGGTTTCCCATTCTGTGAGCAACTTACAATCATTAAGTTCCAACACACACTATCTTTTTCAGGCattcttttgaaaaattgatatgCCAGATCCAATCTTCCACATTTCGCATACATGTATGTGATGGAAGATCCCACTTGACACACATTCTCCAGTCCTTTTTTCAGAATGTCACAGTGCAATTCCTTCCCTAATTTCAGAGATGCCAAAGCAGCACAAGACGGCAAAACACTAGCCATAGTCAGGCAATTAGGGATCATTTTCTCTTGAATTAACCACCTAAACATGTTTATAGCTTCAACGTTCAGCCCGTTAAGTGCATAGCCTGAGATCATAGCAGTGCAAACTGCAACGTCAACCAACATATTCTGCTGGAAGGTTTTGCGCGCCATCTCCACATCTCCGCCCTTGAAGTATATGTCAACAAGAGCACTCTTCAAATAGACATCAAAAGGCACGTCATGACGCACTATATAACTATGAACTTCCTTACAATGTTTGAGAGTCCCAGATTCAAGAATCGAAGGAAGGAAAGTCGCAAATGTGATCGAATCTAGTTTGACTCCACTAGCAATCATTGCTTTAAACAAAGCGACAGCCTCGTCTGTAAATCCATTTTGTACATATCCAGCAATCAAACCATTCCAAGTAACTGTATCAGTCTGGGTCATCCTATCAAAAAGCTTACGAGCATCAAAAAGGTTCCCACATTTGGAATACATTGTAATAAGTGCGTTTGCCAACTGTGGATCAGACTCAAACCCACTCCTAATAACAAGACCATGAAGCTGAATACCAGCACCAAGTATCCCTCTCGTAGCACATACCGACGAAAGACAAACAAACGTTACTGAATTAGGCTTAATATAAGAGTTCCTCATATCCTGAAAAGTTCCTAACGCTGACTTAAAATCCCCATTTTTCACATAACCATTAAGCATAACATTCCACAAAATGCAGTCTCTAAGAGGCAATTCATCAAACACGCATCTAGCATCATGAATATAACCATTATCTGTATAGAACTTAATCAAAGAACTACCAATAAACAAATCCATATGAAATCCCAAAGACCGAGCCAAATCATGAACCATCTTACACAGCTTCACATTATTCAAACCACCACAAGCTTTAATGACATAAGGGAATGTATACTTATCAGGTACAACATTACTACCCAACATTCTAAAGAAAAACATGAATGCAAAATGAAAACAACCCAACATAGAAAAACCTCTTATTAACCAATTCCAAGGAAGACTAAAACATAATTGAAGCCTGAAAAACAAGTTACCAGCATCGTTGAATCTTCTACAAAGAACATACATACCCAAAATTCTTGAACCCAATGTAATACTATTACTCATACCACCAACAACAACCTGAGAATGAATTTGTCTAACTTGTTGAAGCAGTGATGCATCTGGTGAATCTGAACTAGCCCTGAACATAGATTCCAATTGGGCTGTGAgagatttttcaaaaatatgtgATTTTGACAAGACATTATTATTGCACCTGGTTGTTGTGTAGGAAGTTGAAGTTCCTTGTTGTTCTTGGGGTTGCAATTGCAAATAAGACAAGTTTCGGGTTGGTTTAAATGGAACATTAGCAAAAAATGAGAGAATGTGTTTTACATGATGATTTGTAGTTGTGTATATTTTGTGGAAACTAGTTCCTAGTTTGTAGTTCATGGCAGAAAACAGAACAATTGAATTTTATTGAGAAAACGGAAGGTGTAGCCGAAGAACCCATTCATTAGCAGAAAAGATACCTAGTTGAAATTTAAGTTTGTCCcttttttgaaatttaacttACTTAAAGGACTcaattgaaatttaaacaaattaAGAGGAGTGAGTCACAGCTCTAAGTAGAgtgtgaaagaaagaaaaggggGATTGGATTTGGTTATGGTTATGGGTGGTAGTTGGAAGGCGGCAATGATAATGTCATCGTCGTTGAGTCACGTCCGTCCGCTAACATGCGCATCATTATCACGAATAGCTCCTCATCCACACGACCTCATCAAATGGGTAACCAGAGAAGGTGGTTTCGTTCATCGTGCGGTTAAGATTGCTCAATTTGACTCCTCCAATGGTTTAGGGTTAGTCGCTAAGGAACAAATCCCAATTGGCACTGACCTAATTGTTCTCCCTCAACATATTCCTTTGCATTTCACTTCTCATGACTCTGATTCTCTCCTCCTTCAATTGTCCTCCAATGTTCCCGgtatattcattcatttcttaattttactatatttcAATTCCAACTTCTTTACTTTACTTTAATTGCTTATTTCAGCTTATTATTTAGTTGTACTTGTTTGgaagaaattatgaaaataacttatgacatgATGTCCATAAACTGTTTTCACCTTATTTTCTGGTATATATGTAGCTCAGTAGCTTTTATAGCTTGTATCAAACTAGTTTgacttaattttatcttttgataGCGAAATAATTTATATAGATAGAAACGTTTATAGGAGGATAGACATTTATGCTATAAGCATTTAATTAagatgtttatccaaataggaCCTAGGTTTTATTTCGATTTTCGATAGGCTTATTTTAACTTATCTACAAGTATAAACACTTGTCAAATTGTTTGGGACAGCTTATGGTCCATAAGTTGAAGCGCTTAGTTTCATAGGCTTATTTGCAGCTGCAGCTTATAGTTATAGCACAagtgcttatcatgataagcacttatgtataagctgtaagctgtttttatataagctatctaggaaaacttatgaaaataagctgaaactAGCTTATGAACAATAATGtcataataagttgttttcaaatgttctcccaaacaatctcacaaaaTTTATGCGGATAGGTAAGCTTAAATAAGTCGATCCAAATAAATCTCTCTAGGATagcatatgaaaacaatttatatcttatattagtttgatttttatcttttgttatggaaatagcttatacataagctctTATGTTATAAGTGCTAAattaagtagtttatccaaacaaggaCATAAAAATAATCAACGCACGTATGTATGTGTCACTGACTACTCATAAATAGGCTGTACAGTATTGAGTTCTCAATGTTGAATAAATTGGACAATGTGGTAGCATTTGGCAGATGAACTATGGGCAATGAAACTGGGTCTGAAGCTTCTACATGAAAGGGCAAAACTTGGATCTTTTTGGTGGCCATACATCAGCAATCTCCCACAAACTTACACTCTTCCTATCTTTTTTCCCGGGGAAGACATTAAGAATTTGCAGTATGCTCCTATTCTTCACCAGGTACAGTTTACTGTTAATCATTTGATTAGGACTGAAATAGTATAATGTTTCATGGCCTCTGTGCAGTGCAGATTACTaatcaagaaaagaaaacagTGGTCTTGTACATATTCATTTTGACTAGAGAAATTTATATAACTACCATATATAATCAAGAATCTGTTGAACTACGGGCAATGCCTATTTTCTCTTTGCTATTGGGGACATGAAAGAGATACCCTTTGATTTGAGCCACTCATTAGCTTAAGATGAATGGAGAAAGAGGAGAggagaaaaaagaataatttcTGTGTAGGTTTTTATTACTTCTCTGTCCTCACTAGATCAATGTGCGATTTGTTCtctttaaaacatttgaaatagTGACAAGATAAGCCACAATTGTCTATCTCATTatctattaattattttgaatgcCTTGGGGATTGCAGTATGTGTATGGTAGgtaatttttgtcaaatttaTGAATCATGAGACAGGTAAACAAAAGATGCAGATTTCTTCTCGATTTTGAGCAACAAGTCAAGCGTGCATTAGTCGGTCTTACACCAGATAAACATCCTTTTGGTGGCCAAGAGGTAGATGCTTCATCTCTTGGATGGGCGATGTCAGCAGTCTCATCTAGAGCATTCAAGTTGCATGGTAACAAGCAATCAAATGGGATAGACTTCGACATACCCATGATGCTCCCTCTAATTGACATGTGTAATCATAGTTTTAATCCGAATGCTAGAATTGTTCAGGAACAAGAAACTGGTAGCACAAAGATGCGGGTGAAGGCATGTTTTTTCATACTCTTTCCCTCATGACCCCTCTCccagacacacacacacacacacacacacacacatctCAATTCTACTTTTTAGAAACAAATATAGATTTTTCTATGCTGAGGCATTCAATCTTTGCCTTAGGTTGTGGCTGAGAAAGTAATCAAGGAAGATGATCCTTTATTGCTTTGCTATGGATGTTTAAGCAATGATCTTTTCCTTCTTGATTATGGATTTATGATACAATCAAACCCTTATGACTGTATTGAGCTTAAATATGATGGTGCTCTTTTGGATGCTGCAAGCATGGCAGCTGGAGTTTCTTCACCAAACTTCTCCACACCTGCTCCATGGCAGCAACTTATTTTATCTCAGCTAAATCTAGCTGGAGAATCTCCAAATCTCAAGGTCTCTTCCACAAAATTCTATGACTGTATTTAATATTTActacttaaaaataaaactacagtCTATTGGATGTTAAATAAGTGCCATTTACTTGAGAAATGATATTTCGACATAAAGTTTTTACAACTATTTATATCGTTAACGTAATTCAAATATCGCAACTCATTAACTATATACTCAATACAGTTAACCACGATTTTGAACGTCATTAATCCCAATCTTCAAATTGTATATTCGAACACAAATCATGGTTAATGAATATCATGCATATTGACGTTTAAAATTGTGGTTAATTGTGTTCAATGGATGATTAATATGTTACCTTGTTATTTAcattattagaaataaaatgttgagtttatattattaagtattattgacaaactctcgatgcttCATGCATCGTGAATTTGAGGGGAAGTGTTAGATATTAGTTCGGGCTTATATCATTGGGCTTTTATGTTTCTAGTCTAGTAATTTTaggtttattatatattctctatgTAACCCTTATTTTCTCAAGCAATGCAATGGTAATGTTATGTAACCCTCGTTGCCTCTCTTGTTATTCTCTTAGTTTTGTATCTCTGATActaacatggtatcgagagcgtGGTTCGATCCTCCTTGAACCTATTTGTTGCCTCCGATGTTGTGTTCCCAAAACTTTGGgaatgtgtttgtttgtttgtttttatgttgTCGTTGGTGTGTTCTTTGAAGTTTTGGTGCCTCTTTGATTCGGTGGATGTGCTTTGAAGTTCAGTGCTTTGATCTTGTGCCATTGCCCATTGTGTTATAGTTTGTTTCTTTtctcaattaattaattggcTCATATCTTGTTTTACGGTTTGTCCAGTTTCTTAATTTGGTCATCACCTCTTGTTACAAATGGTTAGTAAACTTTGTTCCTATTGTTTGTCGCAATGGATTGTTAAGTGACATATTATCATCGCATCTCCCATTTTACGGACCCTCCGCATTTCTAACAGCTTCATATGTCAGTGGAATTCTGCATGGTATGCCAAGTCACTCTGCAGCACCATCTCGTATCAACTCTATTTCTTCAGCCTCGAGAAATCTTCAAGCTGGTGTGGAGATACGTACCCCTACACCGCATCTATATATATCCTCAACATTTACACCATCTTCATGTGTCATTGGAATTCCACAAGGTATGCCAAGTCACCCTGTAACACCATCTCGTATCAACTCCATTTCTTCCGACTTTCATTAATAATTCTGGAAACATACGTTTCAGTCGATTCAACATATGGTATTATAAATGCGTTCGAATGAACCCTATTTGATGATTCAAAAGCCTCTGGAGGGCCAGTGACATTGGAGTTTTCTTTGAGAAATAAAAACTTTTCGCGTAGATCCCACAACGTTGAATTAATCATTGCAGAGTGACTTGGCATACCATGCAGAATTCCACTGACATATGAAGCTGGTAGAAATGCGGAGGGTCCATAAGTTGGGAGATGCGATGATAATATGTCACTTAACAATCCATTGCGACAAACAATAGGAACAAAGTTTACTAACCAATAGTAACAAGAGGTGATGACCAGATTGAGAAACTGAACAAACCATAAGATATGAgccaattaattaattgagaACCATAACAAAATGGCACAAGATCAAAACACTGAACTTCAAAACACATCCACCGAATCAAAGAGGCACCAAAACTTCAAAGAACACACCAAcgacaacataaaaaaaacacattccCAAAGTTTTGGGAACACAACAGCGGAGGCAACAAATAGGTTCAAGGAGGATCGAACCatgctctcgataccatgttagaatcagagataACAAACTAAGAGAGGCAATGAGGGTTACATAACATTACCATTGCATTACTTAAAATTACTAGACTAGGAACATAAAAGCCCAATCTAACATACATAATTAACCACATGAATTGTGTTAACTATCTAAGTTGTCAAATTTGTGTGTCAAAATAACACGAccctttctattgcagcaaATATGTAATCCCTTTTCTGTTGATGCATCACATCCATTATTTTTTGTCATTGTGCTTTCCCTCAGTTCAGAAAGGCCTTGCCAGAATAACTATGAACTTTCATATGAATTGGTTGATCTTAGCACAAGAATCATAAGGTCATAATCTGATTTACTTGTAACAGGTGAGCTTAGGTGGTCAAGAAATAATAGAAGGGCGCTTGTTGGCAGCACTGAGAGTACTCCTTGCAAGTGATATGGAAAGTGTACAAAAGCATGACCTCAACACACTCAAGTCTTTAGATGCTGAGGCTCCTCTTGGTGTTGCAAATGATATCGCTGTATTTCGTACCTTGATTGCTCTGTGTGTCATTGCACTGGAACACTTTCCCACCAAATTAGTGGATGATGAAACTTTATTGAAGCAGGGTGCTTCAGGTTCAACAGAGTTAGCCATTCAGTTCAGAATCCAAAAGAAGTCTGTAATTATAGATGTAATGAGAAACCTCTCAAGGAAGGTAAAGCTTCTTTCATCAAAAGGGACAGTTACTGCTGAAGGCTAAGTGATATTTGAACACTCTGTCATGAATGAATCTCAtgtctttttgttttatttaaggACGTGAATCCTCTTATGTCTTGTCATGTGAAATTTGTTAGTATCTTTCTCTTCAGAGATAGTATCAAATGATTGAGATCATATCAAAAGTTATTCATAGTACTTATGAAGAGACATAGTACAAATACAAGATTTCACTTGATATACTCGCATGAATTTTGACTATATTATGTTTTCTGTCAAGATACTCATTGTATTTTAATTCTACTACATTATTCTATTGCAGTCAATCATTGATATTCTTTTCATACAATTAATCATACTACTATTTGCATTTCACACTTATGATTTCTTAGCACTAGATAGtgtgaatattttgaaaatagttttaaGAGTCGTGCATACCAATGTGGTGTCTTCTAGGTTTTTTGATGTAGTATTTAAGAGGATTGGTTTTGCTTTTGCCCGTTTGTCTTGATTGAAACTataattatgaatgaaatgcattaagtttgtttccgtaaaaaaaacataaaatattattcatgatttactaaagaaaataaaaaatcatttattaataATTGATAAAATCAAGTTATGAAGATTGAAAAggtgtaataataattaaaggGATATTCTAATGTTTGATCCttggatattttttatttgatggcTTGTATTTTTTAGTGGCATAATATCACTAGTATGAGAAgattttctttctaattttattatttttgcaaATCACTGATTGCTACTTGTGATTTACCctctaataaaataatagtatcTAGACCAAAATAATAGCAGTATATGGCAAATAGAATGTCATTGTTCAGATTTTATATACACTTATACTCTACcaggaaaaagaaaatacagAAAATTACGTGTACAATGATTTGATTAATTCTATGTCTCCCTCACGTGAATAACAACCAAAGAATGTGTTTGAATACGTGGTGCTTGTGTTTTGTATCACGTGTTGTTTTATAATGAGATTCCGTATAGATCTAATCTAAGTAATTCCCATTCTAAtctcttcttcacttttagaagaggaagaaaaaatcaTACGTCACTTGTAATACCAACAATTTCACCAATTTTTATTGTTGGCTTGACACGcacaaacataaaaaacaacACGTGTGCTGGACTCATGTTTTGTTGGTCAAAGATTCAAACTTCAAACTAAAATCCACACTTCTTGTGATTCAGCTATAGAAAAATTctgtgaaacaaaataattttaaagatTAATATGTAAGATTATATTAGAACATGAATAAAAGTATAAGAAATTTTGTGTTGATACGAGGTAGTACTATTAGATTTTCCTTGGACAAGACAACATAGGAATCCACGAATCAATTGAATAAAcactcacaaaaaaaaaataatgaaccgaatgaatcatcatcatcataagaaaaacaagaacaaaggaggaagaaaatataatttagaGAAACCACGTACTAATTAATTTACCATGAGCACCAAAAACATGTACAAGAAAGTTCTCTAAGAAACATAAactattgaaattgaaaataagaaattaagaaacAGATAGACATACAAACATGTCTCATCTGATGATCACTATATAGCCTAAGACTAAAACTATTTTTCtaatatatgattatgaatTAATCTGTAATAATTAAGAGTGACCAAGAATAATAGTCCTCTCTGATAATCCAAGTGGTGAACGAGATTGAAGACGTTTAACATCTTTGAGTCTTCTCATGTATAACTCTGTCTCTAATGATGGATGTTTGATTTTCTCaatttcttgttttatttttatcactTGGCTATGAACAGCAAGACCCTCTTCATCAATTCTCTTCATCTGAAtctcgttgttgttgttgttgagttccatttttttctcttctctgaAAATCAAAATAGAGTTGTGGTTTTGCCTTTTGGTATAACCTATTGAAGGATATACGgtggtatatatatatgccCCCGGAAgggaaataaataataaacaaatttaaatatataaccaaaacaaatcaaaagtcAAATCAAATATTTGTATGAAAAGTATATTTCCATAAtgataatagaaaataaatattttcggtcaaaaaaaatattggaaagaaaattaaggaaatatatatata
This portion of the Trifolium pratense cultivar HEN17-A07 linkage group LG3, ARS_RC_1.1, whole genome shotgun sequence genome encodes:
- the LOC123914385 gene encoding actin-histidine N-methyltransferase isoform X1; its protein translation is MVMGGSWKAAMIMSSSLSHVRPLTCASLSRIAPHPHDLIKWVTREGGFVHRAVKIAQFDSSNGLGLVAKEQIPIGTDLIVLPQHIPLHFTSHDSDSLLLQLSSNVPDELWAMKLGLKLLHERAKLGSFWWPYISNLPQTYTLPIFFPGEDIKNLQYAPILHQVNKRCRFLLDFEQQVKRALVGLTPDKHPFGGQEVDASSLGWAMSAVSSRAFKLHGNKQSNGIDFDIPMMLPLIDMCNHSFNPNARIVQEQETGSTKMRVKVVAEKVIKEDDPLLLCYGCLSNDLFLLDYGFMIQSNPYDCIELKYDGALLDAASMAAGVSSPNFSTPAPWQQLILSQLNLAGESPNLKVSLGGQEIIEGRLLAALRVLLASDMESVQKHDLNTLKSLDAEAPLGVANDIAVFRTLIALCVIALEHFPTKLVDDETLLKQGASGSTELAIQFRIQKKSVIIDVMRNLSRKVKLLSSKGTVTAEG
- the LOC123914384 gene encoding pentatricopeptide repeat-containing protein At4g21300, yielding MNYKLGTSFHKIYTTTNHHVKHILSFFANVPFKPTRNLSYLQLQPQEQQGTSTSYTTTRCNNNVLSKSHIFEKSLTAQLESMFRASSDSPDASLLQQVRQIHSQVVVGGMSNSITLGSRILGMYVLCRRFNDAGNLFFRLQLCFSLPWNWLIRGFSMLGCFHFAFMFFFRMLGSNVVPDKYTFPYVIKACGGLNNVKLCKMVHDLARSLGFHMDLFIGSSLIKFYTDNGYIHDARCVFDELPLRDCILWNVMLNGYVKNGDFKSALGTFQDMRNSYIKPNSVTFVCLSSVCATRGILGAGIQLHGLVIRSGFESDPQLANALITMYSKCGNLFDARKLFDRMTQTDTVTWNGLIAGYVQNGFTDEAVALFKAMIASGVKLDSITFATFLPSILESGTLKHCKEVHSYIVRHDVPFDVYLKSALVDIYFKGGDVEMARKTFQQNMLVDVAVCTAMISGYALNGLNVEAINMFRWLIQEKMIPNCLTMASVLPSCAALASLKLGKELHCDILKKGLENVCQVGSSITYMYAKCGRLDLAYQFFKRMPEKDSVCWNLMIVSCSQNGKPEMAIDLFRQMGTSRTKFDAVSLSATLSACANYPALYYGKELHCFVVKENSFISDTFVASALIDMYSKCGKLALARCVFDMMNWKNEVSWNSIIAAYGNHGRPRECLDLFHEMLEAGIQPDHVTFLVIISACGHAGLVDEGMHYFRCMTEEYGICARMEHYACMVDLYGRAGHLHEAFDTIKSMPFTPDAGTWGSLLGACRIHGNVELAKLASRHLLELDPNNSGYHVLLSNVHAGAGEWESVLKVRSLMKEKGVQKIPGYSWIDVNGGTHMFSAADGSHPQSVEIYSILKSLLLELRKQGYVPQPYLPLHPQIVSNNLVENN
- the LOC123914385 gene encoding actin-histidine N-methyltransferase isoform X2; translation: MTLILSSFNCPPMFPHLADELWAMKLGLKLLHERAKLGSFWWPYISNLPQTYTLPIFFPGEDIKNLQYAPILHQVNKRCRFLLDFEQQVKRALVGLTPDKHPFGGQEVDASSLGWAMSAVSSRAFKLHGNKQSNGIDFDIPMMLPLIDMCNHSFNPNARIVQEQETGSTKMRVKVVAEKVIKEDDPLLLCYGCLSNDLFLLDYGFMIQSNPYDCIELKYDGALLDAASMAAGVSSPNFSTPAPWQQLILSQLNLAGESPNLKVSLGGQEIIEGRLLAALRVLLASDMESVQKHDLNTLKSLDAEAPLGVANDIAVFRTLIALCVIALEHFPTKLVDDETLLKQGASGSTELAIQFRIQKKSVIIDVMRNLSRKVKLLSSKGTVTAEG